GTTGTACTTGTGCTTATCCTCTTTCTCACcccagagcaaaacaaaaaggggcTTGTTTGACAGTGACACTTATCTGTAACACCTCAGATATAATACCTGAGGTGGAAAAATGCTTCTGAAATTGCTAAACATTAAATTCGTTCACTCTAAAGATTCTACTAGAGGTACTTCATAACATAAAGAATGCTGGAAATAAGCTTCAATATCTCTATCCTTACagggattttgttttaaattcgtTCCCAAAGCTCAGGCCTAAAAAGTCAAGTCTGTATTACCCATGCTAGCCTATGTCCACATACCTTGTTGCCTGAGGGGTCATATTTGTAGCATGTCAGAGCTATTACATGACATACTAATTGTCGAAAACAAGCCCTTGGCAGTGGGGATTAAAAGGCTAAAATTAGTGTTTTTCCAATGTTTGTGATTCCTAACAGCTTGTCGGGCTGCAGGGCACAAAGCGCAGAGTTGCTGACCTGTTTGCTTTCTCTTGTAGCCCCCAGGAGGCGTCCCTGGTGCTCAGCCACTGCTGCCCAACACAATGGACCCCACACGGCAACAAGGTGAAGTCCCTAGTTTGTCTGCTGTCTGGCTTCCTGCCTTTtggtgtggtggtggttgttattgtttctaaaaaaaaaaaaaaaggtttctaaacaatgttgtttttgttttctccagggCATCCTAACATGGGAGGACCAATGCAGAGAATGAATCCACCAAGAGGAATGGGCCCGATGGGACCTGGACCCCAGGTATGCTACGCTGTTGGCTGTGTCTGAACTCTGAATTATTCAATTTTCATACTTCCATGTGTGCAATCTAATCCATTTACACAGTGTTCATCACTGTAGAGTTTAGAGTTATCAACCACCAAAAGCCTTGATTCTCCAAATTCATAAGTCCTACATAATCCCTTTTGTATGGTTTCTCTGGGTTTATTTGCAGGAGTCATTCATCAGCATTATAATCTTGACATTCCCATGCATTTCCTCCTGACTAAccctctttttttctctcttctcttcttGGGTTTCATCGCGTTATGGTAGTCTGATCCTTGGTTATCATTGCAGAACTATGGCGGCGGAATGAGACCTCCACCCAATTCAATAGGCCCTGGCATGCCTGGAATTAACATGTAAGACACAAAGATTTTGTGTTCAAATTGCGTTTTTTCACACACTAATTCCCGATCCAGTTAGCTGAATTTGAAACACATGAGTGTTTTTCAGActgacctcttttttttttttcttttttttttttttttttgtttttactctccAGGGGTCCAGGGGCCGGCAGACCATGGCCCAATCCTAACAATGCAAATTCAGTAAGTATCAGGGTGTTGGGGTCATCTTTGCTATTGGAgcctgttttgtattttctatttttgtagACCGTTCCATAGGCCCTTTTGGTGAccttatttttcagtttaaatgcagtcacAGTGACAAATAcgtctttgtttgttttacagatccCATATTCTTCTTCATCACCAGGTGCCTACGTGGTGagtgtgtttattttgcattaacaGAATGTGCTATTCTCCAGGCAGTGAGTCAAAATATCCTCTGCTGTGGGAAGTGACTTTATCCTATTGGGGGAAACTACTTGCCTGTCTGCTACTGCTGGAGGAAAATGAGTGGCAGAGTTCCAGTTTGTTACAGTATCCCAGAAACCAACACTACAAAGGAAAAAACACCACCCTTTAACCCTTTTACCTCTGGAATACTTGAACTCTGAAATGCAACTACTTTATCCCAGTAATCTATTACAAAAACGGTGCTcctgttgtatttatgttgttgcTGCTTATTTCAGGACAGAGTGGTGAAAGAACCGGAGGCTATGGGGTTAAAATGcttttcctgcatcattgcagtTTTTTAGTCACCAGTACATAGTAGNNNNNNNNNNNNNNNNNNNNNNNNNNNNNNNNNNNNNNNNNNNNNNNNNNNNNNNNNNNNNNNNNNNNNNNNNNNNNNNNNNNNNNNNNNNNNNNNNNNNNNNNNNNNNNNNNNNNNNNNNNNNNNNNNNNNNNNNNNNNNNNNNNNNNNNNNNNNNNNNNNNNNNNNNNNNNNNNNNNNNNNNNNNNNNNNNNNNNNNNNNNNNNNNNNNNNNNNNNNNNNNNNNNNNNNNNNNNNNNNNNNNNNNNNNNNNNNNNNNNNNNNNNNNNNNNNNNNNNNNNNNNNNNNNNNNNNNNNNNNNNNNNNNNNNNNNNNNNNNNNNNNNNNNNNNNNNNNNNNNNNNNNNNNNNNNNNNNNNNNNNNNNNNNNNNNNNNNNNNNNNNNNNNNNNNNNNNNNNNNNNNNNNNNNNNNNNNNNNNNNNNNNNNNNNNNNNNNNNNNNNNNNNNNNNNNNNNNNNNNNNNNNNNNNNNNNNNNNNNNNNNNNNNNNNNNNNNNNNNNGATCTTGCTAAGAGGACgcaacaaatatataaattagtatattgtggcttttttcattaacatgttttctcttagtacatacgaaattgttgcaatgaaaatacattttgcagtaggtttgtgctgcgactggcccatcttagtacatctacccctgagtgtgttatagttatggatgatgcaTATTGAAGCTGTTGTGCACGATTTTCCACTTCACTTCAGGAAGCTACGTTTCTGTGTGGTAAGCAGGCAGATTTGAGAAATTAATTGTTCATGCAATAAATCACATAGCAAATGTGGAGCAGTATTTATTTGGATTTGATGGCCAATGTGTTAATTAGCTACTCTAGACACCCATGATATGAAATGTGTATAttgcgtgtttgtgtgtttcagttcCGGAGTCCCCTGCCTGTAGTGCTGTGTGATACCATGGGGCTGGAGGAGGTCACTGGGGCCGGGCTGGATGTGGACGATGTGGTCAGCATCATAAAGGGGCATGTTCCAGACAGGTATCAGGTAAATATTTACAGGGTGCATATGAACATAAGAAGATATAGCAacaggaggaggccattcggaccagctgtactcatccagttcctagtagctgattgagctcaaaactttgtcaagttgggtctaaaggatcccagtgattcagcacagGTTACTTTGCATTGTCATTTTGCACTTGTTTTTCTATGACTTTCACTTGGTCTTTATTATATACTGCTCCATACAGCTTTTCGCATGGTGTATTGcagtatacttttataagggtaatgaGCACAATGGAAAAGCAGGGGGATGGTGGAGATTTGTGAACGCTGGCCTCTTATGTATTCATTGTACCAGTACAAATTAGTGAATCGTGTCTCTACATCAGTAGCAAAAGATAAAATTAAAGATGTTTGTTAATAGCATTCTTTGTACTTTTTCATAGTTCAACCCATCCACAGCCATATAAGAAAACACACCAGGCTTTATAAAGTCAGCAGAGCTGAAGGACAGAATCCACTGTGTGGCCTTTGTGATGGACACTTGTAAAGTGAAGATCATGTCGGCCAAGCTGGAAGAAAAACTCGCCGCCATTCGGAAGAAGGTCAACCTGATCGGTGAGGTCTTCCAGTTCACCAGAGATTTATTCTGGTTTATTAAACCTATTACCTGGAGAATGTCAACTGAGGCATGGCATGTTAGATTCTCTGCTAGTTCTGGGGAATTGTTTAAATCAATGAaaaagtactgttttatttttaaccagtACTAGCAACTTCAGAAGTGTTCAGTGTGTTTTCATGCGTAAACAACACTAATCAAATTAAGACAGTAAGAGGTAGTAGCTCTAAAGGTAATAATTATTCGATTATTTATTAACCAGAACAATGGAGTGAGATGACACAGTGTGCTGGCTTTACCCCACTTGGACAGCATTGTTCTCTATCCAGTGAACAGTGTCTTCACAgtaaaaataaagatgctgatGTGCTCACTTTCTCCAGGTGTTCCTCAGCTTGTTCTTCTGACCAAGGTGGATGAGGCGTGTGAGTTGGTGGCCAGTGATGTATCaagtgtttacaaaaataaattaattgaaggGAAGGTGAGGAGGACTTTGAGTGGATTAAAATTATCAGaattcttgttttcaaaaaatacttgaatatacatttctcaagacatttgctttgcttttaaccATTTCTCAATGCTTAAATTACAAAAACTGGCCTAATTTCGGTTCCCTTAAATTAACAACTTTGAGATTGCCTGTACAAAGTTTTGCAGTCAGTATTATACTGTTGTTGGTGTTAAGATTGTATTACTTTCTCATgtgatgtttttgtgtgtgtttctgtcagcTTTGAACATTTTATATTGAACAGTTTGTCGTAGTGCTGAaggaccccccccctccccaccttgTGATTTGCACTGATTGTGCGCTGCGTGTAACAGGAAAGCTATTTCTTCATCTCTAGATGCAAGTTGGAGCCCGGCTTGGCATTCCCGTGTCTTGCATCGTCCCAGTCAGGAACTACTCCACTGAGCTAGAGCTGGACTGCAACACCGATATCCTGCTCCTCAGCGCCATCATCCAAATGCTGCGCTTCGCAGATAACTACTTTGACCACATCAGCTGTGATGAAAAATGTGACTGAACTCTGTGTGCTTTGGTGGACGATAGTGTTCATTTAGAAAGTCATCACTTATAGGGAAACAACCAATAGCCAAAGCATGCTGCTGCATTCATAAGAGCTGATTaatatggtaaaataaataaataaataaacattaaatgatcAGCATTAGCTACATTACAGTTAAATGTATTCACAGCGTTTTCCTTTTTCcagaatatgcttttttttttttttttttttttttttttttattgcaagctTAATGTCAGGTTTGATTTGCGCTATttctctgttcattttttttaactccttgGCTCAGCTTGTGTTTGTTAGattaagagaaataaaaatgcCAATGCTAGAAATgatttgttttggggttttttttgtattgtgtggaGTTGAAGAGCAAAGCCTCTGTGAAGAGTACGATCTAGATCAGTGGTGGACAAATGAAATGAACAGAGGGGACTCGTGTGGCCCTAAAGAGTCCTGAGGGCCACCAGATCCAAGAACACATACAAATGCCTGAGACcaccaattaaaatacataaagaaataattaaaaatacattcactgACTAAAATATCCACAGTGTTACCATTTCAATTGAATAACAAATAGAATTAAGAGTAATACATGTGCAGTTCCAACCATTAATGTGACTTTTGTGCAGCGTTATAGCCGCTCTAACTTTTGATTCCTTGACCTGATCggtctaaaaatgtaaatctgaGTTGAAACAGCCCTAAGAACCAAGTCTGGTGTAAGTTGGAGTCAGTagggtttaaaatattttatgggGTGATTTGTCAAGGAATGGCCTGTACAGTAAAGCTAGACCAATCACATAGATAAAAGGAGCCCTCTAAAGGGACAGTCCCTCCAGTCCTCACACTCTCTATATCTCTACCCAGCCTTAACTGATGAGTCCCGTAACTACtagccaccaaaaaaaaaaaaaaaaaaaaaaagtcataaagaTCTATCCACGGGTCCCCTGGGCCCAAATACCCACTTGCGCATCAGCTCAGAATTACAGGCCAGCAAGAACGCCACCGTACAACTGGCGCTGACTTGACATGAAGCTAGAGGGTACAGTGAGCGGCTGTGCGTAGCAGAAGATCATCGTGCCTTTTAAAAGTGCTGTTTGCCCACAGGACCCAGAGTTAAATCCACACTGGGTCTGCGTTCCATACTGGGACAACTTCTGACATGTCAAACCCCATTTTTCCAGCGAGACCGCACCTGTTTCAGCCTGCTTAATGAAACGAGAGACAGAAACGTTCCAATAAGAACGCAGCATTGCTAACTCAGCGCCTGGGTGTGGTTCGGGAACCTGTACCGTGGAGCGTAAATAGAACTCTGGGTGTTTACATAGAGCTGGGAAAACTACGTGCAATTATCAACAGGTAAAACTTACAGGTAATGTCAAATCTTAATTTGTCAAACACGAAAGAGTCTCGACTGGCGGGATGATTGTCTGGCGGTCCGGCAGATGGAagtggaacattttaaaaaccaaacaatcaCTTTGTTTAGGAAACTTTGTTGCAACCtactgtagcaaaaaaaaaaattaaaaaaagcagctaaaacttaaaaaaagcGACGCTGCCCATTTAATATTACACACCAAATACATATAGAGGGGAAAAAGCAACGTaacgaatatttaaatttaaagtgaACGGATATGCCCGACCCCATTGTAGGCTTAACGATGTCTATTTTTAGATCTGATCCTTTtgattgttatattattatttttatctgtaaagtgctttaaaGGGATTTGtcttgaaaggcgctatataaaaactaTTGATTGATTGAGAAGCCCTTATTCAAATGTACGGAAACCTggtttggacattctttag
This Polyodon spathula isolate WHYD16114869_AA chromosome 27, ASM1765450v1, whole genome shotgun sequence DNA region includes the following protein-coding sequences:
- the LOC121301227 gene encoding single-stranded DNA-binding protein 3-like isoform X2 is translated as MYPSQEGLSKWSPTDHVEWSAAAAPSPVLGNIPSSDGMPGGPIPPGFFQGPPGSQPSPHSQPPPHNPNMMGPHSQPFMSPRYAGGPRPPIRMGNQPPGGVPGAQPLLPNTMDPTRQQGHPNMGGPMQRMNPPRGMGPMGPGPQNYGGGMRPPPNSIGPGMPGINMGPGAGRPWPNPNNANSIPYSSSSPGAYVVSVFILH
- the LOC121301227 gene encoding single-stranded DNA-binding protein 3-like isoform X1, translating into MYPSQEGLSKWSPTDHVEWSAAAAPSPVLGNIPSSDGMPGGPIPPGFFQGPPGSQPSPHSQPPPHNPNMMGPHSQPFMSPRYAGGPRPPIRMGNQPPGGVPGAQPLLPNTMDPTRQQGHPNMGGPMQRMNPPRGMGPMGPGPQSDPWLSLQNYGGGMRPPPNSIGPGMPGINMGPGAGRPWPNPNNANSIPYSSSSPGAYVVSVFILH